From the genome of uncultured Bacteroides sp.:
TCACAGGATGCAAAGATTGCCAAGAAAATAGAGGTTAATAATATATTAATTAATTTTTTCATAATCTTTCTGTTATTTTTGTTTTACCAAATTATTTCCAACCAGAATATTCTACATTACTAGTTCCCCAACCTGAATTTTGTTTCAATACACCATTTGACAAAGATATTTCAGTTTCTGGAATTGGGAAGAAACCACCACTTGTTGCTTTATAACGCGAAGCATATCCACCACCATTATTTGTTGTAGCATTTTTATCAGTCACTCCTTTATAGTAAGTTGGTTGGTTATCTTGCTTGGCCAAAGCTGTTTCAGCAATATGCCAACGGCGAATATCATTCCAACGAGTACCTTCGAAACAAAGTTCCCAACGACGTTCATTACGTAAAACATCATCTGTATAACCGCTAATAGAAGGCAATCCGGCACGAGCACGTACTTTATTAATACCTGATACTTCCTTCTTCAACTCAGATTGCATCAATAATGCATCAGCAAAACGAATTAGGACTAGGTCATGAATATTTGAAAGTTGAAAATTGACTGTTGAATAATCATACATATTCTGTTCGAATGTTTCCCAGTATTTATTATCTTCAGTTTTCTTGGCGGTAATAGGAGACCACTTCTTTGCATAATAATCAGTTTCCTGAACAAAGTCAGTCCAACCACCTTTGGTATAATTAGGTAATTCAACAGGAATATTACAAATAGAGGCTTCACGACGCATATCATTTGGCTCAGCACTAACCCAGTCTTTCCATAAATTAGGAGCTACAGGACCAGCACCCCAACCTTGTCCAAAAGGAAATGTTTTACCAAGATCCTGACCACCACGGATAGCCATATGAAGAGCATATCCATTAGAATAACCAATAGTTGTACTCCAGCTTGCAAACTTAGAATATTTAATAGCAAACATAGATTCAGGGTTAACTGCATTATCATCTTCAACCCATTTCAAGCCTTTGCCTTTTGTATAGCCGTAATCTTCTTTAGTTAACCTATTAGAATAGGCCCACAAATTACGAAAATCCGGAACCAATGAATAACCTGAGTTATTTACACAATCGTCAATCCAAGTGATAACATTATCTTTTGTAACGATACTTCCATCAGGAAGTGTAACTTCTGATTTTTCATAGAAACCTGTGTAGAAAAGGAAAGCACGTGCCATCATAGCCTCAGCAGTCCATTTATCAACATGGCCAGATTCTACCCAATTACTTCCAAATTTCTTATTTGGCATCAATTCGATTGCAGATTTCAAGTCAGAAATAATTTGTCCCCATGTTTCATCAGGAGTAGATTGAGCCTTATTTTCGGGACTAGAAGATACAACCAAAGGTACTTTTTCAAAGTAAGAAGCTAACTCATAATAATAGAAAGCGCGGAGGAAATAAGCCTCACCAATCATCTGATTCTTTTGATCGTCGTTTTCGTAGCCACTACAGTTTCCCAATGTTTCAATAGCTGTGTTCGCACGGAAAATACCAGCATAACGATCTTTCCAAAACTGTTCAAGCATACTTGAACCGAAATTCATCATCAAGTCTAGCGCCTGCATTAGCTTATCATTCTCACCACCACCACCAAGTCGGTCATCGCAAGCAAGTTCTGATGCGTAAAGGAAAGAATATTGTGGATTTGCATTTACAACACTCAAATTGTTATAGACACCAGCTACTACTTGTTTCGCATCAATTAGTGTTTGGGGGTAATTAGAAGTATCTTTCTGTGTCAAATTTTCCGTATCCAGAAAATCATTACAGCTTGAGAACAGTACTGTTACTGCAGCTACTGCTAAATATTTAATTTTTTTCATCCTTAGTACTATTAAAATTTAAGACTTACACCTACTAAATAAGTTCTTGGGCTTGGATAGAAACCAATATCAATTCCTGATGCCCAACTATTTGTACCTCCATCATAACCAATCTCAGGATCCATTCCAGAATAACCTGTTATAGTAAATAGGTTCTCAGCAGTTACAAACAAACGAGCTTGAGAAAGACACATTTTTGGGAAAAGCTTCTTAAAATCATAACCTAGAGTAATATTCTGAATTTTTACAAAATCACCATTTTCAATATAAATATCAGAAATACTTTGGTAATTAATGTTTGATCCAGCGGTCAAACGAGGCATTTTATTAGAAGTACCTTCACCATGCCAACGTTGATAAACTTCTGTAGTATAGTTTTCATGACGACCATCAACAAACTTACGATATGATTTTGCAATCTGCTGACCAAATGCTCCATGAGCAGCAATATTCAAATCAAAACCTTTATAACCAAAGTTCAAACCTAATCCTAAAGTATAGTCTGGATGAGGATTACCGATATCTGTCTTATCTTCATTCGCAGTAATCTTCCCATCTTGGTTTAAATCTACAAATTTCACATCACCTGGTTGAGGGTTAGACTGAAGAATACCGTTTCCAGCAGCTTTCCAAGCATCAATATCTGCCTGATTTTGGAAGATACCTGCTGTTTTATATCCGTAAAAGTAACCAATTGGTTTACCAACTTGCGCACGATACATTTCAGTAGTTCCTTGACTCAATACATTTTCAACACCATGGATAATTCCTTCAGAGTTAGCAATGCGAGTAACTTCATTTTTATTATAAGAAAGGTTTGCATTAATACCATAAGTAAAGTCCTTTCCAATTTTATCATTCCATCCCAATGCTAGTTCAAAACCTTTATTTTCAACATCACCACCATTAATATAAGGTGCGCCTGTTCCATAAGAAGCCAATTGAGGAGCAACTACTAACCAGTCTTTTGTTTTTTTATTATACCAGTCGAACGCTACACGTAAGCGAGAACTTAAAATATTTGCATCAAAACCTAAATCAAGCTGTTCTGAGGTTTCCCATTTAACATCTGGATTAGGAAGAATATTTGCATAACCACCTGTTGTTTGTGAATCTTTGTTGTTGCCAAAAGAGTAAGCTGCAGTATCATCGAAAGATACAGTAGATAAATATTGGAAATTAGAAATATTACAGTTACCATTTTGTCCCCAACTTGCACGAAGTTTAAGAAAATCTAACCAATTCTTTGTTGATTCCATAAAGCTTTCGTTAGAAAGAACCCAACCTAATGATGCTGATGGGAAGTATCCCCATCTATTGCCACGGGCAAAGTTTGAAGAAGCATCAGCACGCATTACAAGAGAAGCCATATAAGTTTCTTTCCAGTCATAGTTAACACGGCCGAAGAAAGACACTAAACGACCTTGTCCCCAAGGAGAACCACCCACGGTTGTCTGGCCGCTCTTAATACCCTGTGAATTATCCAAATAAGCATGCTTATAATCATAAAAAAGCAAATCTCCGTTTGTAGCTGAAAGATTTTCACCCATACCTGATTTCTCAAGAGATTGACCAACTAAAGCATCAAAGTGATGATCACTATTAATATTGAACTTATAGTTCAATGTATTTTCCCAAGTAAAACTCCATCCCATACTACTATTTTGAGTTACAGAAGAGACAGTGTTCTGCGTAGTAGTTGAAAGAGTATATGTTGGTTTATAAGAACGATAAGTGCTTGCACTCATTTTATAACCAAACTGAGATTTAAGAAACAAATTCTTAATAGGTTGAATCTGCAAATAAGCAGACATATTCAGATTATGACTTTTTGATGTATTTTTACCACGTTCATAAACCATATCTGCAATAGGATTGGCAGCACTAGAATCATATTGAGTTAATCCCATCGCATCTTTATCATACATATCGAAATAATTTCCATTTGCATCATAAACAGGCATTATAGGCATAATTCTCAGCATATTTGAAATATCATTCCAATATTGATTTCCAATACCAATACCACTTTTCACTGCATAATTATAATTCAGAGTCTCACCAAATTTAACTATATCCATGTCATTTGCTTTATAAATAACATGATCGGAATTAAGTCTTACAGTAGTACGTTCATAATCAGATTGAACTGGTTTACCAAAAATACCTTCTTGAGAAGTATAAGACACACCCAGAGAGAATTTAGAAATATCACTACCACCCGCAATATTAACAGAATGATTTTGAATTGGAGCATCTTCATTACGCATTGCATCCAACCAGTTAGTACCTTTCCAAGTGCCATTCATAACTGCATCATATTTGTCTCCCAAGATCGTTTTCCAATCATAAAGTTCAAGTCCTTCATTAAAATTAACTTCATCCATAATAGCCGTATACTCTTTTGCATTAAGCAAAGAAGGCATTTTATAGACGTTCTGCACACCATAGTATCCATCGTAACTTACCTGAATTTTTCCTGATTTACCTTGTTTAGTTGTAACCAGAATTACTCCATTGGCAGCACGAGCACCATATATAGCTGCTGAAGCAGCATCTTTTAAAACGTCAATAGACTCAATATCTGCTGGATTAAGATTGCTAATATTACCACCAGCAACACCATCGATAACATAAAGAGGAGCTGAATCACCTGTTGTACCCAAACCACGAATGTTTACTTTAAACCCTTCACCCGGTTGACCAGAGCTTTGAGTAATAGTTACACCCGGACTCTGACTCTGCATAGCAGAAAGAGCATTTGTTGTACTTAGTTTCTGAAGATCATCACCTTTAACCTGAACTGTAGCACCGGTTACCAGTTTCTTTTTCTGAACACCATAACCAACTACAACCACCTCGTCAAGTAATTCAGAATTTTCTTCTATAACTACGTTGACTGATTTTTGATCACCTTTTACACGTAGCTCTACAGATTTGTAGCCTACACAAGAAACAACCAAAACAGCATCTTTTCCGGAAAAATTCAAGGAGAAATTTCCATTCATGTCTGTTATGGTCCCACTAGTGGTTCCTTTCACTAGAACATTTACGCCAGGCATCCCTAAACCGTCCTTTTTATCGGTAACTGTACCGGTAATTCGGTTTTGCTGCGCCATGACATGACAACTCATTACAAGTGCCATTAAAAACAACATGATGTTTTTCATAACTGATAATTAGATTTATAATATATGAATACAAAAGTATTTATTAAGCAAATTCACTACAAATGCAATTTTATCTTAAAATAATACTATTTTATCTATTCGCTTATTTTTTGATATTTCTTAAAAATAATTTCAACTTTAGCATTTTTTTATCATATAGATAAAGCATGAAGTTTCATTACATGATAACATTCTTACCTTAAGAGTTGATACAAAAATATAGTATTCATAAGAGCGACAAGGATATATTTTGTTTTCAATAAGGTATATATATGTTTCATTTCATGAATTTATAAGAACTTTATAACAATAATGTTATCAATTCTTAATTATTTCATATGCCTTTTAAAGAATTCCATACGAATATTCCACCAAGAAGAAGGTACATCATGCCCATAGGTGGGATTAATAATGTATTCTTTTTCAGTACTGATACGATTATAACCAGAGAAATTTGTATGAGGGGGACAAACTTCATCCTGCAAGCCTGAAGCCATTATTATAGGGCACTTAATCCAACCTGCCAGATTCTTTATATCAAAATAAGATAGCATATCATACAGCTGGGTTTCACTTATTGATGACTGTTTTGCCAAAGCTGCTTTAACCGCATCACCCGGCCAATGAACAATCTTAAAATAATCGGGATAATCTGAAAGGAAAGGAATAAACGGAGCTGCTGCTGCAATACGGTGATCGAGCGCACAAGCTGCCATTGTGAACGCGCCACCCTGACTACCCCCTTCTGCGAAAATATTTTTTGTATTTACTTCGGGACGTGAAGCAACAAAGTCTATTGCACGGACCAAATCCATAAAAGCACCACGATAGTAATAATCTTCTTTTGACTGCATGCCATAAGTAATCCAATCTCCGTAAATATTGGTTGGTTGCTGCAATCCCTGTCCGCGAACTGATAATACAAATTCTACAAACCCAGGATTATCGTTAGGTTTTGGTGACCAAGGTTTGGAACCATAGCCCATATAACTAATGATTGCCGGATATTTTCCTTTTTTAACCGGAGTACAATAATATCCGGAGATTTCCACACCTCCGAAAGATTTCATACTAACCTTATATAATTTACGCTGATTAGTTGAAGAATCGGGGATCAGGGTTAGTTTATATTCAGGTGCAACCTTAGCCAGTTCAGCCAGACTTTCATCCCAGAATTTACGGAAATCGGTTTTGTTATCGGGTAAAGAGACAATATATTCCGGTTCATAACCGATATTAAACTTCTTAATTTCATTCATTTTCCCATCTACTTCCTGAGTTACGGTACAACGGTAGAAACCGGGAGCCGGAACAGAAAAAGAGAAATCGGCCTCGGTAGAATCGCCTTTACTGAGAGAGATAGATTGTGCAAACCGATGTACTGGTTTGAAATCATCCGTAGTTACTTGCAGATTTAGTGTAGCTTTTGCTGCATCTTTCCTGGTATTTTTCACCATAATCTGTATTTCAGGATTCTGAGGTGAATAGAATACCCAATCGTTTGTTTGCTTTACCTTGTAAGATAGGCCCCCTAACTCTTTATCTGACTGAGCAGATAAAGAGATTGAGAGACTAACAAAAAACAAACAAACCAAACCTTTCCTTATATTATATAAAAACATGATACTATTTATTTTGCTATTGATAATCTGTATAAAAGTACATCCTGAGCCGGCACTGATACTTTTTTATCTTTTTTGGTACTTCCTTCAACTTTTTTTGTCCACAAATTCTTTATTACATAGGTGGTATTATAAAAATTAGTTGATCGTTTAGAAATTTCATCATCAATGTTAAATTTCTGCCAATGAATATCGAATTCTTTATCTACAGTAGAGCGGTTGAGTAAGCAGAATGCCCAATCGCCTCCGGCAAGTGGTTTCAACCAAACTTCAATTCCATCTTGTGAAGCAACCTTTAAACCTTGAACGCCAAGAGTATCCTGATCAATAGCTATAACATCTTTATTCATGATGATTGCTTTTGTCTCGTCGGACATATTACGAATATCATTTCCTAAAATCAGGGGAGCTGCAAGCATGCACCACATTGAAAAATGCGCACGGTCCTGATTTACTTTTTGCCCGTTACCAACTTCCAGCATATCCGGATCGTTCCAATGTCCGGGACCGGCATATTTACGAAGCCCTTCCTGCATATCCAGAATCTGTAATACACCAAAAGCTTTCCATCCCGGATGTTCGTCAACACAATCGAAGCAATTAAAAATATCACCGGTAGTACGCCACATGTGTCCGGTATCTTTTGCCCATGTCCATGGTTTACTATTTCCCCATTCACACATGCTAAACAGAATAGGACGTCCGGCAGCACGAAGAGCATCCCTCATCAGGTTATAAGCACCAATCGGATTTACATCTTCGGTATTGCACCAGTCATATTTCAGATAATCTATTCCCCATTTTGCATAAGTAAGTGCATCCTGATATTCGTGACCTAAGCTTCCTGGACGACCACCGCAAGTTTGTCTGCCCGCATCCGAATAGATACCAATTTTTAAACCTTTAGAGTGAATATAATCGGCTAAAGCTTTAATGCCCGAAGGGAATTTCACCGGATCGGCAGTGATAAATCCCAGACTATCGCGTTTACCATGCCAGCAATCGTCCAAGTTTAAATAAACATATCCTGCATCGCGCAGTCCGGATTCTACCATTTTGTCGGCAACACCACGAATAATCTCTTCATTGATATCGCAGGCAAATTTATTCCAGCTATTCCATCCCATAGGAGGAGTCTTTGCCAATTCCTCATACTTCTGCGCTTTCACAGAACTGAGACAACAGAAACAAAGCAGAGAGAATAAAAGAAAATACTTTTTCATTATTTATCAGATTTACAAATTAATGGCTACTTAAATTTCAGGACAGATTCTTTAATTATTTTCACAGTAGATTTATCTGATGCAAAGACAGAGTTCAACCCTTGTTCTTCCTGAGCCGGATCTCCACAATAATCGTCTCCTTTTTGCCAGTAAATATGTTCCTTTGAAGGATTGGCAAAGCCTCCCCATCCCCAGAAATTGCATCCGGCAAAAGGACCTCCGGCTTTCTTATCTGCTATAATCAGCTCGAATACGTATTTATAAAATGAATCACGAGAGTTGGTTGTACTTTCTTTGGAGAACTTAAAGCCATCGCGTGGAAATCCAAATTCTTCCATCACCAAAGGTTTGTGGTGTTTTTTAGCTACTGCCAGATGTTCGAATATATATTTCTTTGTTTTTTCCTTAGCCGACTGAAGTTTCTCGGAAAGACTGTCTTTTGTTACCCAGCTCCAGTTATAAGGCCACAGGTGAATATTCATATAATCTACATTCTTATCGGCATGAATTCTTTCAAAAAGATTAATATCCTGTTCACATCCATGCTTTCCTTCGCTTCCGGTAGACACCATGTGGTTTTTATCCAGACTTTTTATCTGGGCGGCCACGTCGGCAATCCATAGTGCAAATGGTTCTTTGTTTTCATCAGCAAAAGCACGTGGCTCATTTCCTATCTGCCAGGACATGATGTACGGATCGTCTACATATTTTTTCTTTGTATAACGGTTGGTTCTGCCAATGATATCATTTACATAATTATGGAATAGTTTTTTTGCAGAGTCGGACTTTGGAAACTGTTTCACAAAAGCCATATATGCAGGCCATCCGTCAATTGCCGGAACAGGAGCCTTACCATATCCCGCCCATTGAAGATATTGTGAGTATCCTCCGGTCCACTCCCATGAATTATTCAAATAAAGAACGGCATACATTTTTCGTTTCCCCATTTGATATAATAAATAATCCAGTCCGGCTAATATAGTATCATTATATACTCCGGGAGACTTTTGCAGGGTTGGTTCTACTTTAGATCTGATACCATTCTCTCCATCAGCTCCAACCAATACCCGGAGATTATTAATACCTATTGATTTTAAATAATCGAGTTCCTTATTCAATCGTGCACGATTTCCACCTTCACCTTCAGAACCAAGAATGGCTCCATACCAGAAATTAGTACCTATATAATAATAAGGTGAACCGTTCAGCATAAAACGGCCTTTTTCTACATGAATGAAGGAAGACTTGCTTTGAGCAGAGGAATATCCTATAAAAGAAAAAAGCAATAGGAAGAGAGACAAGATATATTTCATACTATTTAAAATTTAAGGTATAACAGCTTTTCATTTTTACACAGTTGCAAATGTATATATTTCCAAAAAATAAATCAGTGCATTATTTATCAATTCATAATACAATTTTAACTCATCTAGAATAATTAATATTATCTTGTACAAAAGATTGCATTCTTTTGTACAAAAGAAAAGATTGTTCTGTACAGAAGAATTAATTCTTTTGTACAGGACAATCTTAATATATGCTCAATAAAGAAGAAGAATGATATGAAAACTATATTATATATACCTATATTATATAGTTTTCGACTCAGATGAGTTAAATAGTTTGATTTATACTATAAAAGGTAAAGTACTGTTTGTTAATCTTATAGTGAAGTGGATATTGTTATATCATTTTCCATCTTCCATTTGTGCCAGAAAGATACGGCAGAAACTAACCATAAACTTATCGAAATCCGTTGAAGACTTTTTCTGAACCACCTTACCACAGATTTCCTTATACTGTTTCAGTCTGTCGGAATCTATATCCCTCAGAGCCAGTTTACCACCAAAACGAAGTTTATAGAAATCTACCAGCATATCAAAACCTGTCCAATCAGCAGATTTAGGAACTCTTTTTACATTCGCATAAGCAAATAATTCTGAAGCATTCATTGAAGCAAAACGATCCTTAGCCACCGGTTTAAAATCGTTAGGGAGATAACGCAGGCGAGTGAGCTCTCTTAAATGAGCTTCGCAGAATTGACGGTAATTCTTTGAGTTTAAAATTGATTCGTCCCATAAAGGTTGTTTGCCTGCTCGCTGCAAAGAATCATGCTCTGCCCTATAACGTGGGAAAAAGCTATTAAATCCTTTTACAGTATCTAAAGAAATAGTCTCAGCCTCAACAGTTCCTTTAGTCAACTTAATAATTTTATATCCCGGCACATAACCAGCTGTAGAAGGAACCTGAATATTTAAAAGACGATTTCCTTTCTTTGAAACAGAAACTTGTTCATCATTCATGTGCATGTGTCCACCCAGATGAAGAATGATTCCGACATCGGCCAGGAGTTGGGCCATCGCAGAATCTGGGAAGCGATACATATCGAACTTACCCGGTGCGGCAATATCCGGAATATACTGAGCTACCCCATCATTATAATCGGCCATCGGGAAATGGCTGAAAGTAACCAGCTTTTTTCCATACTTTTTAGCCTGAGCTGCCACCTTAGTTATCCAGGGCAAGAGATAAGGCTTGGCTTTAAACCCTTCATTATAAACAGATCTGGCTCCTTCAAAAGTGAGAATGCTATCGCCTTCAGTAGTCTGCGGATAGTATACAGAAGCATCAATTGCCAATATCCACAATCCTTTTACCGGTTCTACCAGATAGCTACCATCTTGAACAACCGGTTTTTTATTTTCAAAAGCATAAGTCCGCTTGCTCCAGTCGGCCTGCTTAACAGCCTCATCATAGCTATAGTTTTCATAAGTATATGTGCTGAACGGGGTTGCCCAAAACAAATACTCTTTTTGCGGGTAAAATCCAAAAGAAGCCCATTCGTTATGTATTTCCTTATAACCCAGCTTTTTCATTTCTCCCTGGTCGTTATTAGAGAAAGGGCGTGCCGGATCATGATTTCCGGTCATCATAAAAAAGTGCATATTGTACCGGGTAGAATAAGTATTGAGAATCTCACGAACCTTACGCACATTTATCAATTGTCCATCGTCAGTCTGGTCACCTGGCAATAGAACATAATGTATATTTCTCTTTGCAATATCGTCTAGCGCAGAGATAAAGGCAAAATAGTTTTCATTATACAGACGAGTGGAATGTAGTTGGGCATCCATGGAACGAACATAAGATGTATCCTGCAAATGAACATCCGATAATACTGCAATTTTTATTGCCTCTCCAGATAGAGGGCAGCCTCTGCCCAAAAGATTGGGACAGAGGCATACCACAAACATAACTACAAACAAACACCTTTTCATAAGAAAAAAATTACTTCAGATTAACAGTTTGCAAACCATCTATATTCTGACTAAACATTGTGTCGGCAAAATAAGACGGACGGGTGTCTCCCCAACGTACTGTTGAATTGCGGATATTTACATTTGATGCATTATCAAGATAGAATCCGTATGTTTTTCCTTTCACAAATTCATCGCCTTTACATGGACGCTTGTCATAAATGCCACCTTCGTAGTTGGTACGCTTGCAAATCATCAAATCTACCTGGTCAAAATAGATATTCTGAATCTTATCTTTTGCTTCTGCGCCAAGGAATACACCATTTTCACTCTCGCACTTTATATTGTTGAAACTAATATCAGTAACAGCTCCTACCTCATAGTCGGCCATTCCTTTAGGAAAACGCCATCCTGCATCTTTGTGATCACCTGCTTTACGAGTATAAGCAGTTACATAAATTGCTTCAGATTTTCCCCACCACACATTTGAGAAGAGCTTACAATCTACTTCTATATTAGAGAAAATAACATTTTCTACTGTACCTTCATCGCGATTCTGAATACCAATACCACGATTACTATCTCTGATAATACAGTTATTCACTACTACATGACTGATACGATCCATGTTTTCAGAACCTATTTTAATTGCGCATGAACGGGAAGTCATAGTACAATTGGTTACTAATATATTCTCGCATGGTCCCAAGTCCTGATATTCACGACGATTCTTGAGACAGATACAGTCATCACCTGATTCAATAAAACAGTTACTAATGCGCACATTCTTTGAGTGATCTACATCAATACCATCTCCATTACGGATTTTCAGGTTATTCAAAATGCTTACTCCATCAACAACAACATCATTACAACCTACAAGGTGCACTGTCCAATAAGCCGAATTGCCAATAATAACATCCTTGATGCGGATATCTTTGCCATTAATTAAAGTAAGTACATGCGGACGAGGATCGAATTCGTGTACTGGTTTCAATTCATAAGAATCTTCCAGTTCCTTACCCATAAAGGCAACACCATTACCATCTATTTTACCTTTTCCACTGATAGAGAATTGCACAATATTAGTACCACTAATCCACATCATACCTTCGCCTTTATTATCGCGAAAAGCACTCTTATTATAAACTTTTTCGTCCGGATTAGCCAATAACTTAGCATTTGCTTCCAGATGCAGATCTACATAAGATGCCACGGTAATCGGACCAGTCATATAAACTCCGTCACCCGGAATAATAACACGGCCTCCCCCGGATTTATTACAATCATCAATAGCTTCTTGTATTGCTTCTGCATTATCTGTTATACTGTCTCCTTTCGCTCCATAATCACGAATATCAAAATCTGTCTTGCTAGTATGGCAGGATGTCATAAGCCCTATGCCGAAAAGGGCTACTAAAAACTTTAGTCTCATCATCTTCTATGTATTAGTTGTTAACTTTTATAATTTGTTCTTTTTTATCTAATGGAAAAAATACTTGTTCAAGTGATTCGCCTTTCACATCGTCCATAATAATTGCCGGACGATAATCAGGTTCAGCCAACTTCAATCTCACATTCTTCAATGTAATATCCTTTGCATGACGAATATAGAATCCCCAAGAAGGTAGCTCACCAAACATACTGAACTCCGGATATTTATCTATCTGTTCGGGAACCTGATTCAAACGGTTCAACGGTATATAAGCCATTCCTTTGGTTGCTCTTCCCGGACAAGTTATTTCAATATTTTCAAGATGCACTCCTTCTATGTAATGCCCAGGTATACCCACAATAGACGAAGGAAATGGATTGTGGAAGAAATCTACTTCCGGTCCCCGCAGATCATAGTTAATATCTGGTCTGCCAAAGGGAATTTCCACATTCATATCTTTTATAGATATATTCTTAACCGTTCCAACACGTTCGCCTGCTCTATGCCCCAAACGGATAAAGATTGCATTACCTGTATTCTTGGCCGTAATCCGGCTTACATTAACATTTTCAATATCACCTCCATCTACAGACTCAATAGCAATAGCCGAACGAAAGGTATCGTATACACGAATGTTATCAATAGTAATATTCTTAAAACCTCCCCAGGAAGCTGTTCCAAACTTAATTGCACTTGCACTGCTACGCACCTCACAATCGGCAATATAGATGCTATCGTTACAGGCATTAGGATGGTAGGATTTTAAGCAAATACCATCGTCAGCAGAATTCACGTTGCAACGAGTAATCTTTACTCTACGACAATCTGTAATATCAAAGCCATCATTATTCCAATATGCTCTGTTTGTCATTGAAACCTGATCTATTGATAAACCGGAACAAAGATCAAACGTAACACCCCAACAAGCACTGTTCATAAGATGCAATCCTGTAACTGATATATTCTCGCACTCTGACAGGAAAAACAGTTTTGGACGGGCAGTTTCATTAGGACGCATTCTTCGAACATTATAATTTGGATCTATGCGCACTCCGGCATTATGTAAACTATCTATATTCAAAGCTAAAGCCAGTCCCTGACCATCTATTGTTCCTTCACCACTGAAAGCTATGTTTTTTAGCTTGTGCCCAAGAATTAAAGCCAGCTTTGAGTTATCACTTTTTTCTGTTGTATTATCAGCTTTATTTAATGGGTAATAATCGTCAGGATTTGTACTTCCCAGTAAAACTGCATCTTTTTCGATATACAACTCAATGCCCGATTTTAATTGCAAACAGCCGGTGAGATAGATACCTTTCGGAAAAATAATCCTTCCGCCTCCTTTTTTGCCAAGCAGGTCTATTGCTTGCTGAATAACTTTTGT
Proteins encoded in this window:
- a CDS encoding TonB-dependent receptor yields the protein MKNIMLFLMALVMSCHVMAQQNRITGTVTDKKDGLGMPGVNVLVKGTTSGTITDMNGNFSLNFSGKDAVLVVSCVGYKSVELRVKGDQKSVNVVIEENSELLDEVVVVGYGVQKKKLVTGATVQVKGDDLQKLSTTNALSAMQSQSPGVTITQSSGQPGEGFKVNIRGLGTTGDSAPLYVIDGVAGGNISNLNPADIESIDVLKDAASAAIYGARAANGVILVTTKQGKSGKIQVSYDGYYGVQNVYKMPSLLNAKEYTAIMDEVNFNEGLELYDWKTILGDKYDAVMNGTWKGTNWLDAMRNEDAPIQNHSVNIAGGSDISKFSLGVSYTSQEGIFGKPVQSDYERTTVRLNSDHVIYKANDMDIVKFGETLNYNYAVKSGIGIGNQYWNDISNMLRIMPIMPVYDANGNYFDMYDKDAMGLTQYDSSAANPIADMVYERGKNTSKSHNLNMSAYLQIQPIKNLFLKSQFGYKMSASTYRSYKPTYTLSTTTQNTVSSVTQNSSMGWSFTWENTLNYKFNINSDHHFDALVGQSLEKSGMGENLSATNGDLLFYDYKHAYLDNSQGIKSGQTTVGGSPWGQGRLVSFFGRVNYDWKETYMASLVMRADASSNFARGNRWGYFPSASLGWVLSNESFMESTKNWLDFLKLRASWGQNGNCNISNFQYLSTVSFDDTAAYSFGNNKDSQTTGGYANILPNPDVKWETSEQLDLGFDANILSSRLRVAFDWYNKKTKDWLVVAPQLASYGTGAPYINGGDVENKGFELALGWNDKIGKDFTYGINANLSYNKNEVTRIANSEGIIHGVENVLSQGTTEMYRAQVGKPIGYFYGYKTAGIFQNQADIDAWKAAGNGILQSNPQPGDVKFVDLNQDGKITANEDKTDIGNPHPDYTLGLGLNFGYKGFDLNIAAHGAFGQQIAKSYRKFVDGRHENYTTEVYQRWHGEGTSNKMPRLTAGSNINYQSISDIYIENGDFVKIQNITLGYDFKKLFPKMCLSQARLFVTAENLFTITGYSGMDPEIGYDGGTNSWASGIDIGFYPSPRTYLVGVSLKF
- a CDS encoding acetylxylan esterase — translated: MFLYNIRKGLVCLFFVSLSISLSAQSDKELGGLSYKVKQTNDWVFYSPQNPEIQIMVKNTRKDAAKATLNLQVTTDDFKPVHRFAQSISLSKGDSTEADFSFSVPAPGFYRCTVTQEVDGKMNEIKKFNIGYEPEYIVSLPDNKTDFRKFWDESLAELAKVAPEYKLTLIPDSSTNQRKLYKVSMKSFGGVEISGYYCTPVKKGKYPAIISYMGYGSKPWSPKPNDNPGFVEFVLSVRGQGLQQPTNIYGDWITYGMQSKEDYYYRGAFMDLVRAIDFVASRPEVNTKNIFAEGGSQGGAFTMAACALDHRIAAAAPFIPFLSDYPDYFKIVHWPGDAVKAALAKQSSISETQLYDMLSYFDIKNLAGWIKCPIIMASGLQDEVCPPHTNFSGYNRISTEKEYIINPTYGHDVPSSWWNIRMEFFKRHMK
- a CDS encoding RagB/SusD family nutrient uptake outer membrane protein, with protein sequence MKKIKYLAVAAVTVLFSSCNDFLDTENLTQKDTSNYPQTLIDAKQVVAGVYNNLSVVNANPQYSFLYASELACDDRLGGGGENDKLMQALDLMMNFGSSMLEQFWKDRYAGIFRANTAIETLGNCSGYENDDQKNQMIGEAYFLRAFYYYELASYFEKVPLVVSSSPENKAQSTPDETWGQIISDLKSAIELMPNKKFGSNWVESGHVDKWTAEAMMARAFLFYTGFYEKSEVTLPDGSIVTKDNVITWIDDCVNNSGYSLVPDFRNLWAYSNRLTKEDYGYTKGKGLKWVEDDNAVNPESMFAIKYSKFASWSTTIGYSNGYALHMAIRGGQDLGKTFPFGQGWGAGPVAPNLWKDWVSAEPNDMRREASICNIPVELPNYTKGGWTDFVQETDYYAKKWSPITAKKTEDNKYWETFEQNMYDYSTVNFQLSNIHDLVLIRFADALLMQSELKKEVSGINKVRARAGLPSISGYTDDVLRNERRWELCFEGTRWNDIRRWHIAETALAKQDNQPTYYKGVTDKNATTNNGGGYASRYKATSGGFFPIPETEISLSNGVLKQNSGWGTSNVEYSGWK